ACATCCGCTGGGGCCGCCGCATGGCCTACCGCCTGCTGCGTCGGGAGGGCTGGACCGTGAACCACAAGCGGGTGCAACGGCTCTGGCGGGAGGAGGGGCTGCAGCGGCCCACTCCCAGGAAGCGGAAGCGGGCACGGCCCGCCGACGGCTCGGTGAGGCGTCACCGGGCCCAGCATCCCCACCAGGTGTGGGCCATGGATTTCCAGTTCGATGCCACCGCCGATGGCCGCAGACTCAAGTTCCTGAACGTGATCGACGAGCACAGCCGCCTCTGCCTGGCGATCCGGGTGGGCAGGCGGTGCAAGGCCAAAGACGTGGTGACTGTGCTGGAGGAACTCACCAGCCTCTACCCGGCGCCAGCGTTCATCCGATCGGACAACGGCCCTGAGTTCATTGCCCAGGCTCTACGGGACTGGTGCGAGGCCAGCAGCGCCACCAGCACGGCCTACATCGAGCCAGGATCCCCGTGGGAGAACGGTTTTGCCGAGTCGTTCAACGGCCGGTTCCGGGATGAGTTCCTCAACACCGAGTTGTTCACCACAGCCCCGGAGGCTCAGATCCTGGCCGATCGCTGGCGATGGGAGTACAACTCACTCAGGCCGCATTCGGCCCTCCAGGGGCGTACGCCCCTGGAGGCAGCTCAACAAGGAGCTGCAGCATGACCATGACCACCCACTCTCATAAGCCCTGGACCGATAAAGGGGGTCACGTCAGCAGGACTTCCAGCCCCCGGCTCCCAACCGCTGCTGGGCGGGTGAGATCACCTACATCCGCACCACAGCGGGCTGACGGTACCTGGCGGTCTGGATCGATCTGTTCAGCCGCCGCGTGGCGGGCTGGATGCTGGATCAGCAGATGGATGCCACCCTGGTGATCGAGGCCCTCAGCCGATCCCTCGGCCACCGGCAGGTCCAGCCGGAGCAGCTGCTGCTGCACACGGATCGGGGCAGCCAGTACCGGGCCACCGACTATCGCGACCTGCTGAAGGAGCACAAAATCGTCTGGAGCATGTCCGCCAAGGGCTGCTGCTGGGACAACGCGGTGGTGGAGAGCTTTTTCTCCACCCTGAAACTGGAGCTCGATCTCGATGACCATCGGGAAGCGTTGATCTCACCCCAGCAGCTGCAGCGCGATCTGGCCTTCTGGATCGAGGGTTAGTACAACCGCGAGCGGCGGCACTCAACGATCAGTTCCCTCAGCCCGATCGACTACGAGCAGCAGTACATCACTATACGTACACTCACACCGGCAGGCCCCTGAGAGCTGTCCACGAAATCGGGCCGAGCTGATCTCAGCTTCCAATCCATCGCTGTAGGCGTGCAGGTACACCTCCTCATACTGGGTTTTCCTCCGCAGTCTCTCCACCAGAATGTTGTCGTAGCAGCGCTTTCGGCCCGACTAGCTGATCTTGATCTCCGCAGCCTGCAGCCTGGCCACGAAGTCGGCTGAGGTGAACTGACACCCTTGATCGGAGTGGAAGACCTCTGGCTTACGGCCACATCGCAGGGCCATTTCCAGGGCATCCAAACAGAACTCCGTGTCAAGGCTGTTGGAAGGTTTCCAGGCCAGAACGTGCCTGGAGTAGAGATCCATGACTGCCACCAGGTAGAAGGAACCCCCTCTGCAGCGGGATGGAAGTGATGTCGGTGGCCCAGACCTGATCCTCCGCTGTGACCGTGCTGGCATCCACCAAGCATGGAAAGCGCTCGGATGGACCCCCAGGAACCGTGGTGCGTGGCTTCTGGTAGATCGCTCGTAACCCTTTGCGGCGCATGAGGCTTCACATCCGATCACGGCTGATCGGGATCCCATCTCTGGCCAGGTAGTCCACCATCCGGCTGCTGCCGCTGCAGGGATCCTCCAGATAGAGGGCGTCGATCCTGGCCATGATCCGCAGGGTCGATTCCAGCTCAGGTGTCGGCCGGTAGTACAGCGTGGACCTGGGCAGGCCCAGCAGCGCACAATAACGGCTGACACTGAGCTCGGGATGGTCGTGATCGACCAGCTTGCGCAGTTCACGGGCATCAGAGCAGCTGAGACTTGTTATGAGCCACTCCAGCTCCACCTGCAGCCGATTGATCTGCTGGAAGAGCTCTGCCTCCTTGGCCTGCACCTCCTCCTTGTCCTTGTCCTTCTTACCCCTGGTGAACAGCTCGCTGGCACCGTCGAGAAGCTGTCGCTTCCACTGGCTCCCCTGGATCGGATGGATGGCGTGGTCGGCAGCGATCGGCCTGGATCGTCTTGCGGCCACTGATCGCCTCCATGGCGACCCTGGCCCTGTACTCGGGGCTGTGGGTGCGGCGCTTGGTCCTCCGGTGGGAGCGCCTTTCAGGGGCGGCGCCCCGCCTCAAAGGTTAACGATGGGAGGCTGTCCAGAAAACCAAACCACCTCAGACAGCGCCTTACAAGGTAGTTTGCGAGGAAGGGACCGAATAGGCCTTGCGCAAAATCGGCATGAGGCGAAGGACAAAGAAATTAACCGATCTAACTGCGCATAGACAATCAAGTCTCATTGGCTGATCAAAGCAAGTCTTTAGTCCAATCGAGCATGGCCTTAACCCCATCTTTTGCGCTCGTACGCGGATGCCATGAAAGGAGGTTTTTAGCGCGGCCAATATCAGCAACAAAGAAGTCTTGATCACTTGACCGGCGAGGTGTATGCGTAAAACAAAGAGATGGAAGATCAAGAAAGTCACATAGCAAATCAAACAACTCAAGAAGACTTAGAGAGTTTTCCAAGCCACCACCTATATTAAAGACTTCACCAGCGACGCTATCGCGATTGTCATAGGCAGCCTGATACAATGCAATGAGATCTGATGCATGCAATACGTCGCGCACTTGCCTGCCTGTTCCAGCAATTGTGAACGGTTCAACATCTTGACCAGTGGCTAGAACTTGCTGCTGCTCCAAAGCTTTAAGACAGAACCACCCGATCCATCCTTGATCAAACGAGGCGAACTGACGTCCTCCATAAATTGTGGAGTGGCGGAAGACTACAGTCTTGAGGCCATAAACACGAAACCAGTCTCGCACATACTGGTCAGCAGCTCCTTTCGAGCAACCATAGGGCGTAGAGAAATCTAGAGGAAGCTTCTCATCCAAGCCATGGGGAAAGTCGGGGAGGTTAAAACGTCGAGGCCCTTCTTCATAACGTAGCCACTCCAAGTCGCCATAAACCTTGTTCGTACTGCTGTAAGCGACCAAAGCCTCAGGCGATAACTCTCTGCAAGCCTCAAGCACATTGAAGGTTCCTAGAACATTCGTTTGGAGGTCACGACGTGGGTTTGTAAGTGATGTAGTCATAGCCACCTGCCCGCCCACGTGACAGACATAGTTTATTGGAGAATAGCGTCTGAACAGCGAATAGACTGCTTCGTGATCAGCGATATCAATTTGGTGAAATGTAAGCTGTTTTGAGTCATATTGTTCTTGCAGCCAGGCAAGATTCAGCTGAGACCCATTGCGGAATAAAGCATCTGCGACGATTACCTCTGCACCATTCTTGAGAAAATGACAGGCAAGGTTAGTACCAAGAAAACCACAGCCCCCGGTAATCAGAACACGCATCCTTACTTAGTGCTCAAATGGCTACAAGGCGTAACTCTACAGCAAAAAGATGGTGAGCTGAATCCCAGGCCAAGGACCGGGCTAAGGCTGTGTGGGACTTCACATCACGCTTTCATGAACAACGGCTGGAGCAATCATTGCGAACCAGTAAGGGCTAAGGGGCTGGTCATCCGTTGGAAGGCCCGGTCATGTCCGCTACAATACGAGGTAAGTCATCTGGCCTTGAAGGCTTGGCACCAAAAATAAGCTTCCCAGGGGCATTAAAGCTCTGCCACTGTTCCTCGGCGAATTGCTTAAGTGTCTTGGGTACACCAGAACCGATATTAATCACTTTTGGCTGGTTAGAAGCGTCTACACGATTACAGGCTGAGAGCAGCTGTTCAGCAACTCTTTCTACAGGAAGAAAGTCTCGGATTTGCATTCCAGAGGACATCTCGAAGTCTCTTCCGGTTAAAGCGGCAGCACGCAGAGAAGGCCAAAAATTTAAGATTGACTGACCTTCGCCAAAGGCAGTGAAGATTCTGCAGTAGACAAGTGGGAGTGCGTCTCTTAGGGCAAGGCTATATAGCATATGGAAAGCTGCAGCTTTGCTGGCTCCGTACACATTGACAGGTCGGAGACAGGCATCAACTGGGATGAACTCATAGTGATTTGAAGATAGACCGTACTCATAACAAGTGCCTGCAACTACAAAAGACCTCACGCCAGCTTCACACGCTTGAGATGCAAGATGTAATGTCAGCTCAACATTAACGTGTGCCAGCTCTCTCGGAGTTGCCTTCTTGGGACTGACACCAGCTGAAGCCATATGGATGACTGCATCAACTCCTTGTAAGTCAGAAGATGACAACCCTTCGAGATCCTTATTAATCCAAAGTGGTTGCAGACTTGAAGGTATACAGAGAGATGCATGATCGCTACGGCGAGGAGCAATGACATCAAAACCCTCAGCTAATGCCTTGGCAACAACCCATGACCCAAGAAAGCCGGTAGCACCGGTCACATAGATTCTCATAAACTAACAAGCCTGTGGGGCTGCTAGTTCATGGTTGGGGGAGGCACAAAAACCCCGAATTACTGATATTTTCGCTTTGAGCATAGCGGCAGTAAGACCTGGGTATGTTCCAAGAAAAAGAATTTCGTTCATGATGTCATCTGCTCCTTGCAAATCACTAACAACGCGATAGGCTTGGGGGTTGTCCTTCTTCAGTTGTACAAATGCAGGCTGTCGCAATAAGTTACCCCCGAAGAGCATGCGGTTTCCAACGTGATGCTGATCAAGTTCACGTGCTAGATCAGTGCGACTAAATGGTGCCGTAGGACGCACAGCGATTTTGAAACCAAACCATGAGCATGTTGTTCTACAGCCACTCGAATCCCAGCTAAAACTCCCATCTTCATGCCACTCCGTAGCATGAGTAGGCAAAGCGAAATCAAGTACATCCGATAGAGAATGAAGACCCTCTCGGAGTGTTTGCCAATTATGCTTTCTAGCTTCGATAAAATTGGGAAGGCGCTTCATTTGAACTCTTCCAATAGCAGCTTGAGTATCCAGCGGCTTGAGATTGAAGCCAAGATGGCTGTAGGTATATTTGTGGTCGTAACCTTTTGGTAGGTCTCCAAGCTGCCAATCAAATCTCTTGTTGCAGGTGTTGTCAACACCACTTGGGCACCAGCAATCGCGTCCCCAGTCCCGGAAACTCTCAGCAACAACTCTAAGTTTCTGATCATTGACAATATTTACAGCCCCGCCTTCCCCCATTGTGAGGTGATGAGGAGGATAGAAGCTCTGGGTGCTGATGTCTCCCCACGTACCTGTCCAACGGATCACTCGATCCGGACCGTCATCTAAGCCAGGGCTGTTATCGCTAAAGCCTAAAGATTCAGCGAGATCGCGGGGCATCGAATAGCTACATCCAAGGGCATCACAGTTGTCTTCAACCAACCAAAGATCATATTTGCGACAGAATGCCAGCGTTGCAGCTACATCAAAAGGATTGCCGAGGGCATGCGCCATCATGACAGCTTTGGTCTTGCCTGGGGCGTAGGCAGCTTCTAACTGATCACAGCAAGCATTACCGGTAATTGGATTGGCGTCGATAAAGACTGGGACGGCTCCAACCTGAATAATTGGTGAGACTGTAGTAGGAAATCCAGCTGCTACAGTTATAACTTCATCACCAGGAAAGATTCTTTTGGAGGCAGGCAGCTTATAACTAGTC
This portion of the Cyanobium sp. NIES-981 genome encodes:
- a CDS encoding IS3 family transposase (programmed frameshift); protein product: MKRTRHTAEQIIRKLKTADQLIAQGKTVADVCRVIEVTQPTYHRWRQQYGGMQAEEARRLTQLEKENARLKKLLAEAELEKAMLKDLGGGKLLSPERRRRAVTVLQERYRASERQACRVVGQHRSTQRHCGKVVDLEETKLRHRLREIAAEHIRWGRRMAYRLLRREGWTVNHKRVQRLWREEGLQRPTPRKRKRARPADGSVRRHRAQHPHQVWAMDFQFDATADGRRLKFLNVIDEHSRLCLAIRVGRRCKAKDVVTVLEELTSLYPAPAFIRSDNGPEFIAQALRDWCEASSATSTAYIEPGSPWENGFAESFNGRFRDEFLNTELFTTAPEAQILADRWRWEYNSLRPHSALQGRTPLEAAQQGAAA
- a CDS encoding DDE-type integrase/transposase/recombinase, producing the protein MAVWIDLFSRRVAGWMLDQQMDATLVIEALSRSLGHRQVQPEQLLLHTDRGSQYRATDYRDLLKEHKIVWSMSAKGCCWDNAVVESFFSTLKLELDLDDHREALISPQQLQRDLAFWIEG
- a CDS encoding DDE-type integrase/transposase/recombinase, which codes for MGSRSAVIGCEASCAAKGYERSTRSHAPRFLGVHPSAFHAWWMPARSQRRIRSGPPTSLPSRCRGGSFYLVAVMDLYSRHVLAWKPSNSLDTEFCLDALEMALRCGRKPEVFHSDQGCQFTSADFVARLQAAEIKIS
- a CDS encoding SDR family NAD(P)-dependent oxidoreductase, translated to MRVLITGGCGFLGTNLACHFLKNGAEVIVADALFRNGSQLNLAWLQEQYDSKQLTFHQIDIADHEAVYSLFRRYSPINYVCHVGGQVAMTTSLTNPRRDLQTNVLGTFNVLEACRELSPEALVAYSSTNKVYGDLEWLRYEEGPRRFNLPDFPHGLDEKLPLDFSTPYGCSKGAADQYVRDWFRVYGLKTVVFRHSTIYGGRQFASFDQGWIGWFCLKALEQQQVLATGQDVEPFTIAGTGRQVRDVLHASDLIALYQAAYDNRDSVAGEVFNIGGGLENSLSLLELFDLLCDFLDLPSLCFTHTPRRSSDQDFFVADIGRAKNLLSWHPRTSAKDGVKAMLDWTKDLL
- a CDS encoding NAD(P)-dependent oxidoreductase; the protein is MTGATGFLGSWVVAKALAEGFDVIAPRRSDHASLCIPSSLQPLWINKDLEGLSSSDLQGVDAVIHMASAGVSPKKATPRELAHVNVELTLHLASQACEAGVRSFVVAGTCYEYGLSSNHYEFIPVDACLRPVNVYGASKAAAFHMLYSLALRDALPLVYCRIFTAFGEGQSILNFWPSLRAAALTGRDFEMSSGMQIRDFLPVERVAEQLLSACNRVDASNQPKVINIGSGVPKTLKQFAEEQWQSFNAPGKLIFGAKPSRPDDLPRIVADMTGPSNG
- the rfbH gene encoding lipopolysaccharide biosynthesis protein RfbH, whose amino-acid sequence is MSDLQSLKQEILRLTREYSKQVHASFRPGDDPDRKPWQQGDPIPYAGRVFTEEEVAAAVGTTLDFWLTLGTEGMAMEKELAAFLGVRHSLLVNSGSSANLIAISALTSYKLPASKRIFPGDEVITVAAGFPTTVSPIIQVGAVPVFIDANPITGNACCDQLEAAYAPGKTKAVMMAHALGNPFDVAATLAFCRKYDLWLVEDNCDALGCSYSMPRDLAESLGFSDNSPGLDDGPDRVIRWTGTWGDISTQSFYPPHHLTMGEGGAVNIVNDQKLRVVAESFRDWGRDCWCPSGVDNTCNKRFDWQLGDLPKGYDHKYTYSHLGFNLKPLDTQAAIGRVQMKRLPNFIEARKHNWQTLREGLHSLSDVLDFALPTHATEWHEDGSFSWDSSGCRTTCSWFGFKIAVRPTAPFSRTDLARELDQHHVGNRMLFGGNLLRQPAFVQLKKDNPQAYRVVSDLQGADDIMNEILFLGTYPGLTAAMLKAKISVIRGFCASPNHELAAPQAC